In the Streptomyces sp. f51 genome, one interval contains:
- a CDS encoding D-alanyl-D-alanine carboxypeptidase, whose product MPASKKTIRRSLLTASATLLALSLTAPAFADTKDTTDTTDASPSESPTASPSATPPAHMSSLGGERLGRPGNQVSLGGGAPVLPADVTARSWIVADAESGDVLAAHNAHWRLPPASTLKMLFADTVLPRFPRSTSHKVTSSDLAGIGAGSSVVGIKENQTYSVHDLWLGVFLRSGNDAVHVLSAMNGGVDETVKDMQAHAEDLQALDTHVVSPDGYDAGGQVSSAYDLTLFARSGLQKKDFREYCSTVRAEFPGVRAKNGKGTGRSTFEIQNTNRLLAGDSDVTPYQGIAGVKNGNTTNAGATFTGVAERGGKVLLVTVMNPEKKEHNEVYKEAAQLLDWGFQAAGKVQPVGELVPPKGVDTTAQPGANASGGASHGTGSGTGGANASTKPVAASTAGARGGSSGIGVALGLAGGFLVLLAAGVFLVNRRWPLPDLMRRRR is encoded by the coding sequence GTGCCCGCCTCGAAAAAGACCATTCGGCGATCCCTGCTGACCGCTTCCGCCACCTTGCTGGCCCTTTCGCTCACCGCGCCCGCGTTCGCCGACACCAAAGACACCACCGACACCACCGACGCGAGCCCGTCGGAGAGCCCCACGGCCTCTCCGTCGGCCACACCCCCCGCGCACATGTCGAGCCTCGGCGGCGAGCGGCTCGGCCGGCCCGGCAACCAGGTGAGCCTCGGCGGCGGCGCCCCCGTCCTGCCCGCGGACGTCACCGCCCGTTCCTGGATCGTCGCCGACGCGGAGTCCGGGGACGTCCTGGCCGCGCACAACGCCCACTGGCGACTGCCCCCGGCGAGCACCCTGAAGATGCTGTTCGCCGACACGGTGCTGCCCAGGTTCCCGAGGAGCACCTCGCACAAGGTGACCTCCTCCGACCTGGCGGGCATCGGCGCGGGCTCCAGCGTGGTGGGGATAAAGGAGAACCAGACGTACTCCGTCCACGACCTGTGGCTCGGGGTGTTCCTGCGCTCCGGCAACGACGCCGTGCACGTGCTGTCCGCGATGAACGGCGGTGTCGACGAGACGGTCAAGGACATGCAGGCGCACGCCGAGGACCTCCAGGCCCTCGACACGCACGTGGTCAGCCCGGACGGATACGACGCCGGGGGCCAGGTGTCGTCGGCGTACGACCTGACCCTGTTCGCCCGTTCGGGGCTCCAGAAGAAGGACTTCCGGGAGTACTGCTCGACGGTGCGGGCCGAGTTCCCCGGCGTGAGGGCCAAGAACGGGAAGGGCACGGGCCGCTCGACCTTCGAGATCCAGAACACCAACCGGCTGCTCGCCGGTGACAGCGACGTGACCCCGTATCAGGGCATCGCGGGCGTGAAGAACGGCAACACCACCAACGCGGGCGCCACCTTCACGGGCGTCGCCGAACGCGGCGGCAAGGTGCTGCTCGTGACGGTCATGAACCCGGAGAAGAAGGAGCACAACGAGGTCTACAAGGAGGCCGCGCAACTGCTCGACTGGGGATTCCAGGCCGCGGGCAAGGTGCAGCCGGTGGGCGAGCTGGTCCCGCCCAAGGGCGTCGACACCACCGCCCAGCCGGGCGCCAACGCGTCGGGCGGAGCGAGCCACGGCACGGGCTCCGGCACGGGCGGCGCGAACGCCTCCACGAAGCCGGTGGCGGCCTCCACCGCCGGGGCGAGGGGCGGTTCGAGCGGCATCGGCGTCGCGCTCGGTCTGGCCGGCGGCTTCCTCGTCCTGCTCGCGGCGGGCGTCTTCCTGGTCAACCGGCGCTGGCCGCTGCCTGACCTGATGCGCCGCCGCCGCTGA
- a CDS encoding metallophosphoesterase: MVILFVAAALAALALIVGLHRYAYVRLVRDTTSGPGPVRRLGAAVFVAGPLLMVGAVASERAGAPFWLQRTLSWPGFLWMPLGLYLVLALLAGELVRPLLRRALERRAARQGENEGHAPSEDTVTAEPAAEPAGEAVAAEAVAAEGVADETAARPEPSRRLFVSRVVGGTAAAVAVGTVGYGTYGVLRGPRVKRVTVPLAKLPRSAHGFRIAVVSDIHLGPVLGRGFAQKVVDTINSTQPDLIAVVGDLVDGSVKNLGPAAAPLAGLRARHGSYFVTGNHEYFSGAAQWVRQVRELGIHPLENVRTELAGFDLAGVNDLQGESEGQGPDFGKALGDRDRTRACVLLAHQPVQIHEAVRHGVDLQLSGHTHGGQLWPGNFVAAAANPTVAGLERYGDTQLYVSRGAGAWGPPTRVGAPSDITVVELASPEA, from the coding sequence ATGGTCATCCTGTTCGTGGCGGCGGCCCTGGCCGCGCTGGCCCTGATCGTCGGGCTGCACCGGTACGCCTATGTCCGGCTGGTGCGCGACACCACGAGCGGCCCGGGACCGGTCCGCCGGCTGGGCGCGGCCGTCTTCGTCGCCGGGCCGCTGCTGATGGTGGGAGCCGTCGCGAGCGAGCGCGCGGGAGCCCCGTTCTGGCTCCAGCGGACGCTGTCCTGGCCCGGCTTCCTGTGGATGCCGCTCGGCCTCTACCTCGTACTGGCGCTGCTGGCAGGGGAACTCGTCAGGCCACTGCTGAGGCGCGCTCTGGAGCGAAGGGCCGCCCGGCAAGGGGAGAACGAAGGGCACGCGCCCTCGGAGGACACGGTGACCGCCGAACCGGCCGCCGAACCGGCGGGTGAGGCGGTGGCTGCCGAGGCGGTGGCGGCCGAGGGGGTGGCCGACGAGACGGCGGCGCGCCCTGAGCCGTCGCGGCGGCTGTTCGTCTCCCGGGTCGTGGGCGGCACGGCCGCGGCCGTCGCCGTGGGCACCGTCGGATACGGAACCTACGGCGTGCTGCGCGGGCCCCGGGTGAAGCGCGTCACCGTGCCGCTCGCCAAACTGCCCCGGTCCGCCCACGGTTTCCGGATCGCCGTCGTGAGCGACATCCACCTCGGGCCGGTGCTGGGGCGCGGGTTCGCGCAGAAGGTGGTCGACACCATCAACTCCACGCAGCCCGATCTGATCGCCGTCGTCGGCGACCTGGTCGACGGCAGCGTCAAGAACCTCGGCCCCGCGGCCGCGCCGCTCGCCGGGCTGCGCGCCCGGCACGGCTCCTACTTCGTCACCGGGAACCACGAGTACTTCTCCGGAGCCGCGCAGTGGGTCCGTCAGGTGCGGGAGCTGGGAATCCACCCGCTGGAGAACGTGCGGACCGAACTGGCCGGATTCGACCTCGCCGGTGTGAACGACCTCCAGGGCGAGAGCGAGGGCCAGGGTCCCGACTTCGGCAAGGCGCTCGGGGACCGCGACAGGACACGGGCCTGCGTGCTGCTCGCCCACCAGCCGGTGCAGATCCACGAGGCGGTGCGCCACGGCGTCGACCTCCAGCTGTCCGGACACACCCATGGCGGACAGCTGTGGCCGGGCAACTTCGTCGCGGCCGCCGCCAATCCGACGGTCGCCGGTCTTGAGCGCTACGGAGACACCCAGCTCTATGTGTCCCGGGGCGCCGGAGCCTGGGGACCGCCGACCCGCGTCGGCGCGCCCTCGGACATCACGGTCGTCGAGCTGGCGTCGCCGGAAGCCTGA
- a CDS encoding decaprenyl-phosphate phosphoribosyltransferase yields MAERTALLERAPVLAPPPRTLTGLVRGLVRTARPRQWVKNVLVVAAPAAAGRLFSPHAFGRLALVFVLFTACAAAVYLINDARDAAADRAHPVKRHRPVAAGQVPVPAAYAVGGTLGVLAPAAAAWLCSASVCALLTAYIGMQLAYCVSLKHVLVVDLVVVTTGFLMRAVIGGLALGIPLSRWFLITTGFGALFMVSAKRYSEAVQMAGKAGATRALLTEYTTGYLRFVWQLAAGVSVLGYCLWALEEGGAPSTGLLPWRQLSMVAFILAVLRYAVFADRGSAGEPEDVVLRDRPLALIGLVWLAMYGLAVAHW; encoded by the coding sequence ATGGCTGAGCGCACCGCGCTCCTGGAGCGCGCCCCGGTCCTCGCCCCGCCGCCGCGGACCCTGACCGGGCTGGTGCGGGGCCTGGTCAGAACGGCGCGGCCCCGCCAGTGGGTCAAGAACGTGCTCGTCGTGGCGGCCCCGGCCGCCGCGGGACGGCTCTTCTCGCCGCACGCGTTCGGCCGGCTCGCCCTCGTCTTCGTGCTGTTCACGGCCTGCGCCGCCGCCGTGTACCTGATCAACGACGCCCGGGACGCCGCCGCCGACCGCGCCCACCCCGTCAAGCGCCACCGCCCCGTCGCCGCCGGCCAGGTCCCCGTACCGGCCGCGTACGCCGTCGGCGGCACCCTCGGGGTCCTCGCGCCCGCGGCCGCCGCCTGGCTCTGCTCGGCGTCCGTCTGCGCGCTGCTGACCGCGTACATCGGCATGCAGCTCGCGTACTGCGTCAGCCTCAAGCACGTGCTCGTCGTGGACCTCGTCGTCGTCACGACCGGGTTCCTGATGCGGGCCGTGATCGGCGGTCTGGCCCTGGGCATCCCGCTCTCGCGCTGGTTCCTGATCACCACCGGCTTCGGGGCGCTGTTCATGGTCTCGGCGAAGCGTTACTCCGAGGCCGTCCAGATGGCGGGGAAGGCGGGGGCCACGCGGGCTCTGCTGACCGAGTACACGACCGGCTATCTGCGCTTCGTCTGGCAGCTGGCCGCCGGGGTCTCCGTCCTCGGCTACTGCCTGTGGGCGCTGGAGGAGGGCGGGGCGCCGAGCACCGGCCTGCTGCCGTGGCGCCAGCTGTCCATGGTCGCCTTCATCCTGGCGGTCCTGCGCTACGCGGTCTTCGCCGACCGGGGTTCGGCGGGCGAGCCGGAGGACGTGGTCCTGCGCGACCGCCCGCTCGCCCTCATCGGGCTGGTGTGGCTGGCGATGTACGGACTGGCCGTGGCCCATTGGTGA
- a CDS encoding phosphatase PAP2 family protein → MDRRLLSVFHAYGGDPRVAAAARALSWSGEHGALWLAAGLTGAAADHGRRAAWLRATALTAGAHLASMGVKRIVRRPRPTHVAPRARTAGRHSFPSSHAASATAAAVAYGMLGAYAVPPLAAAMCLSRLVVGVHYPTDIAAGAALGAATAGLGARWIGAGHG, encoded by the coding sequence ATGGACCGACGGCTGCTGTCCGTGTTCCACGCGTACGGCGGGGACCCGCGCGTCGCGGCCGCCGCCCGCGCCCTGTCCTGGAGCGGGGAGCACGGTGCCCTGTGGCTCGCCGCGGGACTCACCGGGGCGGCCGCCGACCACGGGAGGCGCGCGGCGTGGCTGCGCGCCACGGCGCTCACCGCGGGCGCGCACCTCGCCAGCATGGGCGTGAAGCGGATCGTGCGCCGTCCGCGCCCCACACACGTGGCGCCCCGGGCCCGCACCGCAGGACGGCACTCCTTCCCCAGCTCCCACGCGGCCTCCGCCACCGCGGCCGCGGTCGCCTACGGCATGCTCGGCGCCTACGCCGTGCCGCCGCTCGCCGCCGCGATGTGCCTCTCCCGCCTCGTCGTCGGTGTCCACTACCCCACGGACATCGCCGCCGGCGCGGCCCTGGGCGCCGCGACGGCCGGACTGGGCGCCCGCTGGATCGGAGCCGGCCATGGCTGA
- a CDS encoding YihY/virulence factor BrkB family protein: MDWLKKIPGVGPLVVRLMATHAWRSYERLDRVKWTRLAAAMTFISFIALFPLLTVAAAIGAATLSPQQQKDLQDKLAEQVPGISDQLDIHALVQNAGTIGLVAGALLLITGIGWVGQMRDCLRAVWELPDSEENPLLRKLKDGGILIGLGGAVLLTIAVSTLASTAMGWSARHVGLDEHGWGTTLLQGVAFAVAVLADFLVLLYVLTLLPGVEPPRRRLIVGALIGAVGFELLKLLLSGYMRGVASKSMYGAFGVPIALLLWINFTSKLLLYAAAWTATRSEGQEREAAGPREPEVPDEPAGPREPAGPEGRKDPGGREVRAGP, translated from the coding sequence ATGGACTGGCTGAAAAAGATTCCCGGCGTGGGACCTCTGGTCGTACGCCTCATGGCGACGCACGCGTGGCGGTCGTACGAGCGGCTCGACCGGGTGAAATGGACGCGGCTCGCCGCGGCGATGACCTTCATCAGCTTCATCGCGCTGTTCCCGCTGCTGACCGTGGCCGCGGCGATCGGCGCCGCCACGCTGAGTCCCCAGCAGCAGAAGGACCTCCAGGACAAGCTCGCCGAGCAGGTGCCGGGCATCTCCGACCAGCTCGACATCCACGCCCTGGTCCAGAACGCGGGCACGATCGGGCTCGTCGCGGGCGCCCTGCTGCTGATCACCGGCATCGGCTGGGTCGGCCAGATGCGGGACTGTCTGCGCGCGGTCTGGGAACTGCCCGACAGCGAGGAGAACCCCCTCCTGCGCAAGCTCAAGGACGGCGGGATCCTCATCGGTCTCGGCGGCGCCGTGCTCCTGACGATCGCCGTCTCCACCCTCGCGTCCACGGCGATGGGCTGGTCGGCGCGGCACGTGGGACTCGACGAGCACGGCTGGGGGACCACCCTGCTCCAGGGCGTCGCCTTCGCGGTGGCCGTCCTCGCCGACTTCCTGGTCCTGCTGTACGTCCTGACCCTGCTGCCCGGTGTCGAGCCGCCGCGCCGCCGGCTGATCGTCGGGGCGCTGATCGGCGCCGTCGGGTTCGAGCTGCTCAAGCTGCTGCTCAGCGGCTATATGCGGGGGGTGGCGTCGAAGAGCATGTACGGCGCCTTCGGCGTGCCCATCGCGCTGCTCCTGTGGATCAACTTCACCTCGAAACTGCTCCTGTACGCCGCCGCCTGGACGGCGACCCGGAGCGAGGGGCAGGAGCGGGAGGCCGCCGGTCCGCGGGAGCCGGAGGTCCCGGACGAGCCCGCCGGTCCGCGGGAACCGGCGGGGCCCGAGGGCCGGAAGGACCCGGGGGGCCGCGAGGTCCGCGCGGGCCCCTGA
- a CDS encoding sulfatase-like hydrolase/transferase, with protein MRANRSLRIGPPRHHRAPHGRTAGLSFKTSSRQQPNTDETPPRDEPAPEPPTDTDADAPADGEDAAASGEGEAAAGAAPEITANDGAASSASGDPEGTPPTAATEDTTAPGSGAAVTRDGTGTGTPSGTEPGTGAPAGSGRTDPDAPDAPDTTAAAADTETLPDTGPGTDASAGSGPTDPDSPDAPDAPDTTAADTDTLPETGPGTEPGTDAPADAGAVGPDSSDGASEAAAAPDGEDPAGEVPGPAAGDGAGGGEESPADEPPGRGNGWRGRYPVAARTLAWTTTLLAAALVLFALLMPSHADKFRPAEFLRLPVEAIFGAALLIVLPRRPRIAVSVAAGLLLGVLTVLNILDIEFNEYLGRGFNVVLDWSLFGDAQAYLQDTFGNGGALGIAALAVALVLAILALTTLSVVRLGGLVARNTVTATRTTLVLAIAWVTCATLGVQYTGVPIASEHVALVVQDRTEAVRQTLRDEAEFARISKKDNFANTPPSQLLTDLRGKDMIVTFIESYGRSAVEDPLMAPRVDATLTAENKKLTQAGFAAKSGWLTSATYGGSSWLGHSTFLSGLWINNQQRYRTVTAGDHLTLVGAFKKTGDYDTVGVMPGVQKAWPEQKFYGIDKLYDAHHLGYKGPKFSWSTMPDQYALAAYQRLVHSKKHDKPLMSTIILTSSHQPWAPIPRTVPQDQVGDGSVYGAIEKAGKRPADIITSSPKSKVEYGKAISYSVTSLIDWLVKYGNKNTVLIYLGDHQPIARVSGDHASRDVPVSIVAKDPKVLDRIADWGWTDGLRPEHNAPVWKMSDFRDRFLTSYGSTPHP; from the coding sequence ATGAGGGCGAATCGGTCGCTTCGGATCGGCCCGCCACGCCACCACCGCGCACCGCACGGAAGGACCGCCGGGTTGTCGTTCAAAACGAGCTCTCGACAGCAGCCGAACACGGACGAGACGCCTCCGCGCGACGAGCCGGCACCGGAACCGCCCACGGACACCGACGCCGACGCGCCCGCGGACGGAGAGGACGCCGCCGCCTCGGGTGAGGGAGAGGCAGCGGCCGGGGCGGCCCCCGAGATCACCGCGAACGACGGGGCCGCCTCTTCCGCTTCCGGGGACCCGGAGGGCACACCGCCCACCGCCGCGACGGAGGACACCACCGCTCCCGGGAGCGGGGCGGCGGTCACGCGGGACGGGACCGGCACCGGGACGCCCTCCGGCACGGAACCCGGCACCGGCGCGCCCGCCGGATCCGGCCGGACGGACCCGGACGCCCCCGACGCACCGGACACGACCGCTGCCGCTGCTGACACCGAGACCCTGCCCGACACCGGACCCGGCACCGACGCGTCCGCCGGATCCGGCCCGACGGACCCGGACTCCCCGGACGCCCCCGACGCACCGGACACGACCGCTGCCGACACCGACACCCTGCCCGAGACCGGACCCGGCACCGAACCCGGCACCGACGCGCCCGCCGACGCCGGTGCGGTCGGCCCGGACTCCTCGGACGGCGCCTCGGAGGCGGCTGCTGCGCCGGACGGCGAGGACCCCGCCGGAGAAGTCCCGGGCCCGGCCGCCGGGGACGGGGCCGGCGGCGGGGAGGAGTCGCCGGCGGACGAGCCGCCCGGGCGGGGCAACGGATGGCGGGGCCGGTATCCCGTCGCCGCGCGCACCCTCGCCTGGACCACGACCCTCCTCGCCGCCGCGCTCGTCCTGTTCGCCCTGCTCATGCCGAGCCACGCGGACAAGTTCCGGCCCGCCGAGTTCCTGCGGCTGCCGGTGGAGGCGATCTTCGGCGCCGCGCTGCTGATCGTCCTGCCCCGCCGGCCGCGGATCGCGGTGTCGGTGGCCGCCGGACTGCTCCTGGGCGTGCTGACCGTCCTGAACATCCTCGACATCGAGTTCAACGAATACCTCGGGCGGGGCTTCAACGTCGTCCTCGACTGGTCGCTCTTCGGCGACGCGCAGGCCTACCTCCAGGACACCTTCGGCAACGGCGGCGCGCTCGGCATAGCCGCCCTGGCCGTGGCGCTCGTGCTCGCGATACTGGCCCTCACCACCCTGTCGGTCGTCCGGCTGGGCGGCCTGGTCGCCAGGAACACCGTGACGGCCACCCGCACGACGCTGGTCCTGGCCATCGCCTGGGTCACCTGCGCCACGCTCGGCGTGCAGTACACGGGGGTGCCCATCGCCTCCGAGCACGTGGCCCTGGTCGTCCAGGACCGGACGGAGGCCGTGCGGCAGACCCTGCGGGACGAGGCCGAGTTCGCCAGGATCTCCAAGAAGGACAACTTCGCCAACACTCCGCCCAGCCAGCTGCTCACCGATCTGCGCGGCAAGGACATGATCGTCACGTTCATCGAGAGCTACGGCCGCAGCGCCGTCGAGGACCCGCTCATGGCGCCGCGCGTCGACGCGACGCTGACCGCCGAGAACAAGAAGCTGACCCAGGCCGGTTTCGCGGCGAAGAGCGGCTGGCTCACCTCGGCGACGTACGGCGGCAGCAGCTGGCTCGGCCACTCGACGTTCCTGTCCGGCCTGTGGATCAACAACCAGCAGCGCTACCGCACGGTGACCGCGGGCGATCACCTGACCCTGGTCGGCGCCTTCAAGAAGACCGGCGACTACGACACCGTGGGCGTCATGCCGGGTGTCCAGAAGGCCTGGCCCGAGCAGAAGTTCTACGGCATCGACAAGCTCTACGACGCCCACCACCTCGGCTACAAGGGACCGAAGTTCAGCTGGTCGACCATGCCCGACCAGTACGCCCTGGCCGCGTACCAGCGTCTGGTGCACAGCAAGAAGCACGACAAGCCGCTGATGTCGACGATCATCCTGACCTCCAGTCACCAGCCCTGGGCCCCCATCCCCAGGACGGTCCCCCAGGACCAGGTCGGCGACGGCTCGGTCTACGGCGCCATCGAGAAGGCGGGCAAGCGGCCCGCCGACATCATCACCAGCTCGCCCAAGTCCAAGGTGGAGTACGGCAAGGCGATCTCGTACTCGGTGACGAGCCTGATCGACTGGCTGGTGAAGTACGGCAACAAGAACACGGTGCTGATCTACCTCGGCGACCACCAGCCGATCGCCCGGGTCAGCGGCGACCACGCCAGCCGTGACGTGCCCGTCTCCATCGTCGCCAAGGACCCGAAGGTGCTCGACAGGATCGCCGACTGGGGCTGGACGGACGGTCTCCGGCCCGAGCACAACGCCCCGGTGTGGAAGATGAGCGACTTCCGCGACCGCTTCCTGACCTCGTACGGATCCACACCGCACCCCTAG
- a CDS encoding ABC transporter substrate-binding protein, producing the protein MRSVRLWILATLLVLAGAGVAGWQLLPAKQNSDRTITVGTTDAVTSLDPAGAYDAGSWALFSNVFQSLLTFEPGGTKPVPDAARSCAFTDAGLRTYRCTLRDDLTFASGRKVTAEDVQFSFDRIKRINDEVGPASLLSTLGSVDASGLTVTFHLASPDATFPFKLATGAGSIVDSTAYPRRSLRTDSGADGTGPYVLKTYTRDAKAVLAPNPRYKGAVDDSGRPVVLRYYPNSQALQVAWKAKELDVVARQLPPAVLAALSPSDPAQRVTAADSAETRNLVLNVRPASPLHDRRVRQALASLIDREKLVDRTYRGTTDALYGLIPAGITGHTTAFFDDYPQPDAKKARALLTEAGVKLPVRFTYGFAEGRGAAAEEAAELKRQLEADGLFKVTTVGYEWTEFQKKYAEGGLDAWAVGWVADYPDADTFGAPLVGTGNSMKNGYSNKDVDGLIRQTQEDADRSRTADAFRRLQADVAQDVPLIPLWQRKDYVISTEDIGGGEYLSDGTGVFRLWRLSWL; encoded by the coding sequence ATGCGATCGGTTCGCTTATGGATTCTCGCGACGCTGCTCGTCCTGGCGGGCGCGGGTGTGGCCGGCTGGCAGCTGCTGCCCGCCAAACAGAACAGCGACCGCACCATCACGGTGGGCACGACGGACGCCGTCACCTCGCTCGACCCGGCCGGCGCCTACGACGCCGGATCCTGGGCCCTGTTCAGCAATGTCTTCCAGTCGCTGCTCACCTTCGAGCCCGGCGGCACCAAGCCCGTTCCGGACGCTGCCAGGAGCTGCGCCTTCACCGACGCGGGGCTGCGCACCTATCGCTGCACGTTGCGTGACGACCTGACCTTCGCCAGCGGACGCAAGGTGACCGCGGAGGACGTGCAGTTCTCCTTCGACCGGATCAAGCGCATCAACGACGAGGTGGGGCCCGCCTCCCTGCTCTCCACCCTGGGCAGCGTGGACGCGAGCGGCCTGACCGTCACGTTCCATCTGGCCTCGCCGGACGCCACGTTCCCGTTCAAGCTGGCGACCGGTGCGGGATCGATCGTCGACAGCACCGCCTACCCCCGGCGCAGCCTGCGCACCGACAGCGGCGCCGACGGCACCGGGCCGTACGTCCTGAAGACGTACACGCGGGACGCGAAGGCCGTCCTCGCGCCCAACCCCCGCTACAAGGGTGCCGTCGACGACTCCGGGCGGCCCGTCGTCCTGCGCTACTACCCCAACTCGCAGGCGCTCCAGGTGGCCTGGAAGGCGAAGGAGCTGGACGTCGTGGCCCGGCAGCTGCCGCCCGCCGTCCTCGCCGCGCTCTCGCCGAGCGACCCCGCCCAGCGCGTCACGGCGGCCGACAGCGCCGAGACCCGCAACCTCGTCCTCAACGTGCGCCCCGCGTCCCCGCTGCACGACCGGCGGGTCCGGCAGGCGCTCGCCTCGCTGATCGACCGCGAGAAGCTCGTCGACCGCACGTACCGCGGGACCACCGACGCGCTCTACGGGCTGATCCCGGCCGGGATCACGGGGCACACCACCGCGTTCTTCGACGACTATCCGCAGCCGGACGCCAAGAAGGCGCGGGCCCTGCTGACCGAGGCCGGGGTCAAGCTGCCCGTGCGCTTCACCTACGGCTTCGCCGAGGGGCGCGGCGCCGCGGCCGAGGAGGCGGCCGAACTCAAGCGGCAGCTGGAGGCGGACGGCCTGTTCAAGGTGACGACCGTGGGCTACGAGTGGACCGAGTTCCAGAAGAAGTACGCGGAGGGCGGCCTGGACGCCTGGGCGGTCGGCTGGGTCGCCGACTACCCCGACGCCGACACCTTCGGCGCGCCGCTCGTGGGCACCGGCAACAGCATGAAGAACGGCTACAGCAACAAGGACGTCGACGGGTTGATCCGGCAGACCCAGGAGGACGCCGACCGCAGCCGTACGGCGGACGCGTTCCGCAGGCTCCAGGCGGACGTGGCCCAGGACGTGCCGCTGATCCCGCTGTGGCAGCGCAAGGACTACGTCATCAGCACCGAGGACATCGGCGGCGGCGAGTACCTCTCCGACGGGACCGGTGTCTTCCGCCTCTGGCGGCTGAGCTGGCTGTGA
- a CDS encoding GtrA family protein, giving the protein MTGPGAGRRGLLRELAGFASVGLLAYAADLGLFVWLRGPAGLDPLTAKSLSFLAGCSVAYAGNALGTYRHAAARGPRQYVIFFGVNIAGALVQLLCIAVSHYALGFTSPRADTVSGAGIGMALATALRFWGTRSLVFRGEGRVGSWTG; this is encoded by the coding sequence GTGACCGGGCCCGGGGCGGGACGGCGGGGGCTGCTGCGTGAACTCGCCGGGTTCGCCTCGGTCGGCCTCCTCGCCTACGCGGCCGACCTCGGCCTCTTCGTCTGGCTCCGCGGCCCGGCCGGTCTCGACCCGCTGACCGCCAAGTCGCTGTCGTTCCTCGCCGGCTGCTCGGTGGCGTACGCCGGGAACGCGCTCGGCACCTACCGGCACGCGGCGGCACGCGGCCCGCGGCAGTACGTGATCTTCTTCGGGGTGAACATCGCGGGCGCGCTCGTGCAATTGCTCTGTATCGCCGTCAGTCACTACGCGCTCGGTTTCACCTCCCCGCGCGCGGACACGGTCTCCGGAGCGGGAATCGGCATGGCGCTGGCCACTGCCTTGCGATTCTGGGGTACCCGCTCACTGGTTTTCCGAGGCGAGGGCAGAGTCGGATCATGGACTGGCTGA